The Thermosynechococcus sp. HN-54 DNA segment CCCGTTTGGCGGGTTGTCGCAGCACGCGATCGCCCAAATAGTGCAGTTGCAGAGGCGGAGTTTTTAACTTTTTCTTTTCAACAGCGAGGGATGCAGCCATAGGACACGCCAAGACAACAAAACTTAATCAATTCCTAGCCTAACGAATTTTCAAAGCTCTAGGCTACTTTTCCGTTGAGGCACTACTGACACTCGGCAAGAGCCGTTGTTGCTCCTCAAGAGCTGCCTTGTAGCGTTCAATATCCTCTTCGAGGTGGGCAATCTGCTCATCGCGGGCTTCCATTTCCACGCGAATCGTAAAGATGCGCTGTACCTGTACCCAAACGTTAAAGACCCAAGCAAAGACCGCCCCAATACCCATAGCCACAATCAGTTCAACGCACAGCGGCGCTTGAATCACCTTCCCTTCAAAAAACTTAATACTAACCGGATCAGTATTTTGGATACTAAAGAGAACTAAGCCCAAACCAATGACAAATATCATCAAAAAATTAAGTTGTCGCATAGGGCATCCTGTCACCAATAGCAAATCTCATCATAAAGGAGAGCTGTCGATCGGGCATCGTGCCAACGACCGACAATCTTGGGCTAATCATACCACTGTGGCTAATCTTCAATCACCGGGTTGCCCACTTCTACCGCTTGGACATCAATGGTGCCGGGGGGAGCCAAGCGTTGAAACCGGCGATCGCGCACCATCAGTACTTCACCACAAGCCGGGCATTGGGTTTGACTATCATTGAAACTGCTAAATTCAAAACCACAGACGGGACAGGCTGCCGTCACCAGCTTCCAGCGCCACCAGAATTGCAACCCTACAACCAAGAGTACAGGGGTGAGCATTAAGATTAAAAACAACACTAAAAAGGATTGCACCAGCCAGCCTAGCCCCAATAGCCCCAGTAACCATGTCACCAGTAACACACTGAACCAAAAACGTAGGGTGGGGTTTAGGGTAAATCTTAGGGACATTGGCCTCCCTCCAAGGGCATTGCCGCTATTGTAACGCAGTTGCGGGTGTATCCTAAAAAGCAAGCGTCCAGCCCAGCAATGGTTATCCCCTATACTCTCCACGCTGAACATACCCGCCTTGAAGTGGTGCCAGAGCGCGGTGGCCTGATTACTCGTTGGCAGTGGCGCGGGCATGAATTGCTGTACTTGGATCGGGAGCGCTTTGCCAATCCCCAGTTGAGTGTGCGGGGCGGCATCCCCCTGTTGTTTCCCATTTGTGGCAATCTGCCGCAGGATACGTTTCACTACAAAGGCCAAGTCTATCGGCTCAAGCAGCATGGTTTTGCACGGGATTTGCCGTGGCAGGTGCTCGATCAACAGGAGCATCGTTTGCAACTGGGATTGCAGGATACGCCAACCACGCGCCAAGTTTATCCCTTTCCTTTTCACTTGAGGTTGACCTACACCCTTGCGGCTGATTCCCTAGCGATCGCCCTTGAAGTGGCTAACCCCGGTGACACGCCCCTACCCTTTAGCTTTGGTTTGCATCCCTACTTTGCCGTTGCGGACAAGCAGCAATTGCAGTTTGACCTGCCAATCCATGCCATGGTGGATCAAAAAACGCAGCAACCCCTCACCTTTAGCGGCACCTTTGACTGGAGCGCTGCCGAGTTGGATTTGGCCTGTCGTCCCCTCACGGGTCAAGTGGCTCGCGTCTGTGACCTGCAACAACAGTACTGCCTGACGCTCCGCTACGACACCGCGTTTACAACCCTCGTTTTTTGGACTGTTCAGGGCAAACCCTACTACTGTCTAGAGCCTTGGACCGCCCCCCGCAATGCCT contains these protein-coding regions:
- a CDS encoding LapA family protein, which translates into the protein MRQLNFLMIFVIGLGLVLFSIQNTDPVSIKFFEGKVIQAPLCVELIVAMGIGAVFAWVFNVWVQVQRIFTIRVEMEARDEQIAHLEEDIERYKAALEEQQRLLPSVSSASTEK
- a CDS encoding zinc ribbon domain-containing protein, which gives rise to MSLRFTLNPTLRFWFSVLLVTWLLGLLGLGWLVQSFLVLFLILMLTPVLLVVGLQFWWRWKLVTAACPVCGFEFSSFNDSQTQCPACGEVLMVRDRRFQRLAPPGTIDVQAVEVGNPVIED
- a CDS encoding aldose epimerase, coding for MVIPYTLHAEHTRLEVVPERGGLITRWQWRGHELLYLDRERFANPQLSVRGGIPLLFPICGNLPQDTFHYKGQVYRLKQHGFARDLPWQVLDQQEHRLQLGLQDTPTTRQVYPFPFHLRLTYTLAADSLAIALEVANPGDTPLPFSFGLHPYFAVADKQQLQFDLPIHAMVDQKTQQPLTFSGTFDWSAAELDLACRPLTGQVARVCDLQQQYCLTLRYDTAFTTLVFWTVQGKPYYCLEPWTAPRNALNTGVDLLQVPPQKHMTLGVEIAVAPL